In Nicotiana tabacum cultivar K326 chromosome 11, ASM71507v2, whole genome shotgun sequence, a single window of DNA contains:
- the LOC142165805 gene encoding uncharacterized protein LOC142165805, translating into MRQFIPSWFNGQFSKWLEYSVKKDAAFFLCYYLFKNEFIHGSASEFYTKNGFRAWNKGLKRLRLHVGDVNGVHDKCFKKILDLSNHHQSIQVVFDKHSEKLKSEYQMSLEASIDVTRLLLLYGLPFRSHDKSSTSNERNQAKYLLSEIITFKFVFMLHLMLKVLAMSNELNKILPKRDQDIVNAMEFLNITKKRL; encoded by the exons ATGCGTCAATTTATTCCAAGTTGGTTCAACGGTCAATTTTCTAAATGGTTGGAGTATAGCGTGAAGAAAGATGCGGCATTTTTCTTGTGTTATTATTTGTTCAAAAATGAATTTATTCATGGAAGTGCAAGTGAATTTTATACAAAAAATGGTTTTAGGGCTTGGAATAAGGGTCTTAAAAGATTGCGTTTGCATGTTGGTGATGTTAATGGTGTCCATGATAAATGTTTCAAGAAGATATTAGATTTATCAAATCATCATCAATCAATTCAAGTTGTTTTTGATAAGCACTCTGAGAAGTTAAAAAGTGAGTATCAAATGAGTTTAGAAGCATCAATTGATGTGACAAGACTTCTATTATTGTATGGATTGCCTTTTAGGAGTCATGACAAAA GTTCTACCTCAAATGAGAGAAATCAAGCAAAATATCTTTTGAGTGAGATAATAACATTCAAATTTGTTTTTATGCTTCACTTGATGTTGAAAGTTTTGGCAATGTCAAATGAGTTGAACAAGATCCTACCAAAGAGGGATCAAGATATTGTTAATGCCATGGAGTTTCTTAACATTACAAAGAAAAGATTGTAA
- the LOC142165806 gene encoding uncharacterized protein LOC142165806, whose amino-acid sequence MRGTGCESLLDDVSSFCDMHDIIIPKMDELYFPGKSKRKSFELNDRFDIVSSDLLLGVASLNSANSFTNFDKGRIMSLAKCYPNEFDEVQIRDLSYQLDTFIIHMRAGNPKFSNLKGISDLAKTLVETNLVEIYSYVYLLVKLTLILPVATATVERAFSFMKQIKNEERNNMVTKMSSHILIKENVAWFYAAVNNWILLLLTVFEIENCSIYRVAICNGT is encoded by the exons ATGAGGGGAACTGGATGTGAATCTTTGCTAGATGATGTTTCCTCATTTTGtgatatgcatgatattataattcCCAAGATGGATGAATTATATTTTCCTGGAAAGTCGAAGCGCAAGTCTTTTG AGCTTAATGACCGTTTTGATATAGTGAGTAGCGATTTGCTTCTTGGGGTAGCTAGCTTGAATTCAGCCAATTCTTTTACTAATTTTGATAAAGGTAGAATAATGAGTTTAGCAAAATGTTACCCAAATGAGTTTGATGAAGTACAAATTCGAGACTTGAGTTATCAACTAGATACTTTCATAATTCATATGCGAGCTGGCAATCCCAAGTTCTCCAACTTGAAAGGGATTAGTGATTTGGCAAAAACATTAGTTGAGACAAATCTTGTGGAGATTTATTCGTATGTTTATTTACTTGTGAAGTTAACTCTGATTTTACCTGTTGCTACCGCAACTGTGGAGAGAGCATTCTCATTCATGAAGCAGATAAAGAATGAAGAGCGGAACAACATGG TCACCAAGATGAGCAGTCATATCCTCATCAAAGAGAATGTTGCTTGGTTTTATGCTGCTGTGAACAATTG GATTTTGCTGCTATTGACGGTGTTTGAGATTGAAAATTGCTCTATTTACCGTGTTGCTATTTGCAACGGAACTTAA